A genomic region of Miscanthus floridulus cultivar M001 chromosome 3, ASM1932011v1, whole genome shotgun sequence contains the following coding sequences:
- the LOC136544058 gene encoding uncharacterized mitochondrial protein AtMg00810-like — protein MYVDDLIVTGTHAGIDSFKREMASRFRMSDLGVLSYYLGQSMYASKLLEWSGMAECKPCVTSMEERLKLTKASTSVKVDATLYHSIIDSLRYLVHMRPDIAFTVGYVSRFMEDPREDH, from the coding sequence atgtatgtggacgacttgatcgtcactggCACGCATGCGggcatcgacagcttcaagcgcgagatggcgtctcgttttcgaatgagcgatctcggcgtgcTTTCCTACTACCTCGGTCAGAGCATGTATGCCTCAAAGCTATTGGAGTggagtggcatggctgagtgcaagccatgcgtgacttcgatggaggagcgactgaagctgacgaaggccagtacctcggtgaaggtagatgcaacactctaccacaGCATCATCGacagtctgcgctacctagtccacatgaggcccgacattgcgttcaccgtgggctacgtcagccgcttcatggaggatccccgagaggatcactag
- the LOC136541913 gene encoding transcription initiation factor TFIID subunit 10-like isoform X2 codes for MMSSGGGAGGPGGGMGPGVGGGGDGRHDDEAALTEFLSSLMDYTPTIPDELVEHYLGRSGFHCPDLRLTRLVAVATQKFLSDIASDSLQHCKARVAAPIKDNKSKQPKDKRLVLTMDDLSKALREV; via the exons ATgatgagcagcggcggcggcgcaggaggCCCTGGCGGGGGCATGGGTCCGGGAGTGGGTGGAGGGGGGGACGGACGGCACGACGACGAGGCTGCGCTCACCGAGTTCCTCTCATCCCTCATGGACTACACCCCCACG ATTCCCGACGAGCTGGTGGAGCACTACCTCGGCCGCAGCGGGTTCCACTGCCCCGACCTTCGCCT AACGAGACTGGTTGCTGTAGCCACCCAGAAGTTCCTATCAGACATTGCTAGCGATTCTCTTCA GCACTGCAAGGCCAGGGTAGCAGCACCTATCAAAGACAATAAGAGCAAACAGCCTAAG GATAAACGTCTTGTATTAACCATGGATGATCTTTCTAAAGCTTTGCGTGAG GTTTAA
- the LOC136541913 gene encoding transcription initiation factor TFIID subunit 10-like isoform X1 codes for MMSSGGGAGGPGGGMGPGVGGGGDGRHDDEAALTEFLSSLMDYTPTIPDELVEHYLGRSGFHCPDLRLTRLVAVATQKFLSDIASDSLQHCKARVAAPIKDNKSKQPKDKRLVLTMDDLSKALREHGVNLKHPEYFADSPSAGMAPSTREE; via the exons ATgatgagcagcggcggcggcgcaggaggCCCTGGCGGGGGCATGGGTCCGGGAGTGGGTGGAGGGGGGGACGGACGGCACGACGACGAGGCTGCGCTCACCGAGTTCCTCTCATCCCTCATGGACTACACCCCCACG ATTCCCGACGAGCTGGTGGAGCACTACCTCGGCCGCAGCGGGTTCCACTGCCCCGACCTTCGCCT AACGAGACTGGTTGCTGTAGCCACCCAGAAGTTCCTATCAGACATTGCTAGCGATTCTCTTCA GCACTGCAAGGCCAGGGTAGCAGCACCTATCAAAGACAATAAGAGCAAACAGCCTAAG GATAAACGTCTTGTATTAACCATGGATGATCTTTCTAAAGCTTTGCGTGAG CATGGTGTGAACTTGAAACACCCGGAGTACTTCGCAGACAGCCCTTCAGCAGGAATGGCTCCTTCGACAAGAGAGGAGTAG